In Candidatus Limnocylindrales bacterium, the DNA window TCCTGTTGTTCTTGTAAAGTTCAACGATTTATTTAACAAAATTCAATCCGTGGGGAACCAGTTGTGGAAAAACGTAAGCATACATCATAACGATAAGTCCTACTATAGCTCCTAATACCACACTATGCCAGAGAACGAATCGAAAGATTTTACCCTCATTTCCGACCTGATTGGTCGCAGCAGTGGATACTACAATACTTTGAGCATCGATCATCTTGCCCATAACCCCCCCGGCGCTGTTAGAAGCGGCCATCAAGATGGGATCCATGCCGAGTCGCTCGGCCGTAATCCTTTGAAGACTTCCAAAGAGCGCATTGGAGGCCGTATCGCTGCCGGTCAGAGCTACACCTAACCATCCCAGCATGGCACTGAAGAATGGAAATAGCCAACCGGTCCGGGTAAAAGCAAGACCCAGTACAGCATCCAGTCCGGAGTATCGTGTCACAAATCCCAGTCCCAACATCGAGGAAATGGCAATCAAGGGCATTTTCATACGCCTTGCCGTCTTTTTAAAGATCCTCCCCAGTTGGGCCGGAGAACAGCCTAATACGAATCCGGATATAATGGCCGCGATAAAGCATCCGGTGCCGGTGGCAGATAGCCAGTTGAAATCATAGATCGCCTTTTCTTTAGTTAACTTAGGGACTACCGGTGTGGTTCTGGCCACCGCTTCGTTAAGCCCTGGCCAGGGAAATACGTAGGTTACCTTATTGAGTTGCGCCTTGATGGAAGGAAGCCCCCAAATCAACACCATAATAGATAGAATGAAAAAGGGGAGCCAGGCCACCAGAACTTCTCCGGTAGTATATTTATGCGGAGATACTTCCATATGCCTTTCATGTTCGAAGCGCCAGAGGGTTCTCGGTTGCCAAAACCGGAGAAAAATAATCATGGCAGCCAGGGAAACAATGGCCCCTATAATATCTACCAGGTTACTGTCCACATAGTTAGACCAGTAGAACTGGGTCGCTGCAAAGGAGACGCTGGTTACAAAAATAGCAGGGAAAACTTCAAAGGTCTCTTGCCAGGATACCATGGTCTTTACAAGCCAGAAAGGGACGATGAGTCCGGTGATAGGGAGAATTCGACCGACCATAGCGTTCAGGTCAGACTCTGGAAGTCCGGAGACGGCTGCCAAGGTATGAACCGGGGTTCCGATGGCTCCCCAGGCTACCGGAGCCGTGTTGGCGATGAGGCAGAGGGCCGCTGCATAAAAAGGCTCAAAACCAAGCC includes these proteins:
- a CDS encoding L-lactate permease, with product MPWIQNYDPFNNWILSTVIAALPVVVLFFLLAVIRTSAALAAFGGAITAILAASVAFGMPWHLSISTFFYGAAFGLVKIAWIVFAAVYLYDISVETGKFEIMKESVGGISADRRLQALLVAYSFGAFIEGAAGFGAPVAISAAFMVGLGFEPFYAAALCLIANTAPVAWGAIGTPVHTLAAVSGLPESDLNAMVGRILPITGLIVPFWLVKTMVSWQETFEVFPAIFVTSVSFAATQFYWSNYVDSNLVDIIGAIVSLAAMIIFLRFWQPRTLWRFEHERHMEVSPHKYTTGEVLVAWLPFFILSIMVLIWGLPSIKAQLNKVTYVFPWPGLNEAVARTTPVVPKLTKEKAIYDFNWLSATGTGCFIAAIISGFVLGCSPAQLGRIFKKTARRMKMPLIAISSMLGLGFVTRYSGLDAVLGLAFTRTGWLFPFFSAMLGWLGVALTGSDTASNALFGSLQRITAERLGMDPILMAASNSAGGVMGKMIDAQSIVVSTAATNQVGNEGKIFRFVLWHSVVLGAIVGLIVMMYAYVFPQLVPHGLNFVK